The Caretta caretta isolate rCarCar2 chromosome 15, rCarCar1.hap1, whole genome shotgun sequence genome window below encodes:
- the CRYBB1 gene encoding beta-crystallin B1 gives MSETMRTAAASQAADDKEQGALAPAPSPDHTPASNTKAEQPSRKAFRIVIFEQENFQGRKMEFTNECLNLGDRGFDRVRSVIVSTGPWVAFEQSSLRGEMFILEQGEYPRWDTWSSSYRSDCFRSMRPIKMVADGYKISLFESADFKGNKMEIQEDDVPSLWAHGFCDRVGSVKVSSGTWVGYQYPGYRGYQYLFEKGDFRHWNEWSAFQPQVQSIRRIRDMQWDQKGCFTPPDAPSN, from the exons ATGTCGGAGACCATGAGAactgctgctgccagccaggctgctgaTGACAAGGAACAGggagccctggccccagccccctctccagACCACACTCCTGCTTCAAACACTAAGGCTGAGCAGCCTTCCAGGAAAGCtttcagg ATCGTCATCTTTGAGCAGGAGAATTTCCAGGGCAGGAAGATGGAGTTCACAAACGAGTGCCTGAACCTAGGCGACCGTGGGTTCGACCGGGTGCGCAGCGTCATTGTCAGCACTGGACC ctgggTGGCCTTTGAGCAGTCCAGCCTGCGCGGAGAGATGTTCATCTTGGAGCAGGGCGAGTATCCTCGCTGGGATACCTGGTCCAGCAGCTACAGGAGCGACTGCTTCAGGTCCATGCGTCCCATCAAGATG GTGGCTGATGGCTATAAAATCTCCCTCTTTGAATCTGCTGACTTCAAGGGCAACAAGATGGAAATCCAGGAAGATGACGTGCCCAGCCTCTGGGCTCACGGCTTCTGTGACCGGGTGGGAAGTGTGAAAGTGTCCAGTGGAAC CTGGGTTGGATACCAGTATCCTGGCTACCGAGGCTACCAGTATCTCTTTGAGAAAGGAGACTTCAGACACTGGAATGAATGGTCTGCCTTCCAGCCCCAGGTCCAGTCTATCCGTCGCATCAGGGACATGCAGTGGGATCAGAAAGGCTGCTTCACCCCCCCTGACGCTCCTTCGAACTGA